The following coding sequences are from one Ornithorhynchus anatinus isolate Pmale09 chromosome 11, mOrnAna1.pri.v4, whole genome shotgun sequence window:
- the LOC114815178 gene encoding uncharacterized protein LOC114815178 isoform X1 has product MQTETKSPAVAPEAEMEGPVEARKEYRCVRTSLSKKKEAYSSYIAHVLKPNPNPVGGAGRKATWSPGTASCWNGWPGRPSDSPTPSGEGRSPAGRCEGLWNWSWRSWSKSKKRLSTRDA; this is encoded by the exons ATGC aAACCGAGACGAAATCTCCAGCGGTGGCCCCGGAAGCCGAGATGGAAGGCCCTGTGGAAGCCAGGAAAGAGTACAGATGCGTGAGGACGTCGCTGAGCAAGAAGAAGGAAGCTTATTCCAGCTACATCGCTCACGTCCTCAA ACCCAACCCGAACCCCGTGGGTGGGGCCGGGCGGAAGGCAACCTGGAGTCCCGGGACGGCCAGCTGCTGGAACGGGTGGCCGGGGAGGCCGTCAGACTCACCCACTCCAAGCGGCGAAGGACGGTCACCAGCAGGGAGGTGCGAGGGGCTCTGGAACTGGTCCTGGCGGAGCTGGTCGAAGAGTAAGAAACGGCTGTCCACGAGGGACGCTTAA
- the LOC114815178 gene encoding histone H2B type 1-N-like isoform X2, whose translation MQTETKSPAVAPEAEMEGPVEARKEYRCVRTSLSKKKEAYSSYIAHVLKQTQPEPRGWGRAEGNLESRDGQLLERVAGEAVRLTHSKRRRTVTSREVRGALELVLAELVEE comes from the exons ATGC aAACCGAGACGAAATCTCCAGCGGTGGCCCCGGAAGCCGAGATGGAAGGCCCTGTGGAAGCCAGGAAAGAGTACAGATGCGTGAGGACGTCGCTGAGCAAGAAGAAGGAAGCTTATTCCAGCTACATCGCTCACGTCCTCAAGCAA ACCCAACCCGAACCCCGTGGGTGGGGCCGGGCGGAAGGCAACCTGGAGTCCCGGGACGGCCAGCTGCTGGAACGGGTGGCCGGGGAGGCCGTCAGACTCACCCACTCCAAGCGGCGAAGGACGGTCACCAGCAGGGAGGTGCGAGGGGCTCTGGAACTGGTCCTGGCGGAGCTGGTCGAAGAGTAA